One region of Oxalobacteraceae sp. CFBP 8761 genomic DNA includes:
- the kdbD gene encoding two-component system sensor histidine kinase KdbD, giving the protein MMPHDDQRPDPDALLAQLREQDRRAARGRLRIYFGASAGVGKTYAMLQEARKLQRDGAAPLVGVIETHGRTETARLLDGLELLPRRRIDYRGKTLDEFDLDAALARAPGVILVDELAHSNAPGSRHPKRWQDVEELLAAGIDVLTTVNVQHLESLNDVVGGIAGIRVAETVPDRVFDSADEIVMVDLTADALLARLKEGKVYQPQQAERAAGNFFRKGNLIALRELALRRTADRVEGDVRAWREAQSIDAIWKTGAGLLVCLGPGSHAEHVVRSSARMASQLGTAWHAVYVETARLGKLPETARVRIMDTLKLAHSLGATTAVLSGEDIAASTLDYARDHNLSRIALGRDGSRWPWRRRTARRLARLAPGVDLIEIGQPAVPPAAVSGATAATGAAAEPGQPLLPHALAAGASLLTALVATPLRPWLDLANIVMLFLLVVLLVAMRFGRAPSVTATCVGVASFDFFFVPPRFDFAVSDVQYLITFAVMLAVGLITGHLTAGLRFQARVAAQRERRVRALYEFARELSGALAASQVFESSRAVIQNAFGARATLLVPDADGRLGMPAAEDGGATGPAPGNVDLGIAQWAYDHAQPAGLGTDTLPACPLFYLPLVAPMRTRGVLAIEPEGGRWVLIPEQRRQLDALAALAAIALERVHYVEVAQAALVNMESERLRNSLLAALSHDLRTPLTALVGLSESLLRGEPVLPDKSQALAQALHDEAVRMGTLVANLLDMARIESGEVRFNLEWQALEEVVGSALRACGAALRQHTVTVRLPPDMPLVRFDAVLIERVLCNLVENAAKYTPAGSRIEISALARGAWIDVTVSDDGPGLRAGSEEAIFEKFTRGERESALPGVGLGLAICRAIIGAHGGMIRACASTLGGAGFVFSLPAGSPPELDLLSMETNDA; this is encoded by the coding sequence ATGATGCCGCACGACGACCAGCGACCCGACCCCGACGCACTGCTAGCGCAACTGCGCGAGCAGGACCGGCGCGCAGCGCGTGGGCGCCTGCGCATCTACTTTGGTGCCTCGGCCGGTGTGGGCAAGACCTACGCCATGCTGCAAGAGGCGCGCAAGCTGCAGCGCGATGGCGCCGCACCGCTCGTAGGCGTGATCGAAACCCACGGACGCACCGAGACGGCGCGCCTGCTCGACGGGCTCGAACTGCTGCCGCGGCGGCGCATCGACTATCGCGGCAAGACGCTCGACGAATTCGATCTCGATGCCGCGCTGGCGCGTGCGCCCGGCGTCATCCTGGTCGATGAACTGGCGCATTCGAACGCGCCCGGTTCGCGCCATCCCAAGCGCTGGCAGGATGTCGAAGAACTGCTGGCGGCGGGCATCGACGTGCTCACGACCGTCAACGTGCAGCATCTGGAAAGCCTGAACGATGTGGTGGGCGGCATCGCGGGCATACGCGTGGCCGAGACGGTGCCCGATCGCGTGTTCGACAGCGCCGACGAGATCGTGATGGTCGACCTGACGGCCGACGCGCTGCTGGCGCGGCTGAAAGAGGGCAAGGTGTATCAGCCGCAGCAGGCCGAGCGCGCGGCCGGTAATTTCTTCAGGAAGGGCAACCTGATCGCGCTGCGCGAACTGGCGCTGCGCCGCACGGCCGACCGCGTCGAAGGCGACGTGCGCGCCTGGCGTGAAGCGCAATCGATCGACGCGATCTGGAAGACCGGCGCCGGCCTGCTGGTGTGTCTCGGGCCGGGAAGCCACGCCGAGCACGTCGTGCGCAGCAGTGCGCGCATGGCGTCGCAACTGGGCACGGCCTGGCATGCGGTGTATGTCGAAACGGCGCGCTTGGGCAAGCTACCCGAGACCGCGCGGGTGCGCATCATGGACACGCTCAAACTCGCGCACAGCCTGGGCGCCACCACGGCCGTGCTGTCGGGCGAGGACATCGCGGCCAGCACGCTCGATTACGCGCGCGACCATAATCTGTCGCGCATCGCGCTGGGCCGGGATGGCTCGCGCTGGCCTTGGCGCCGGCGAACGGCGCGCCGGCTTGCGCGGCTCGCGCCGGGTGTGGACCTGATCGAGATCGGGCAACCGGCGGTGCCGCCTGCTGCGGTCAGCGGCGCCACGGCGGCTACGGGTGCAGCAGCAGAGCCAGGCCAGCCATTGCTGCCGCACGCGTTGGCTGCCGGTGCCAGCCTGCTCACGGCGCTGGTGGCTACGCCACTGAGGCCGTGGCTCGATCTGGCCAATATCGTCATGCTGTTCCTGCTGGTGGTGCTGCTCGTGGCCATGCGTTTCGGGCGCGCGCCATCGGTTACCGCCACCTGCGTCGGCGTAGCCAGCTTCGATTTCTTCTTCGTGCCGCCGCGTTTCGATTTCGCGGTGAGCGACGTGCAGTACCTGATCACGTTCGCCGTGATGCTGGCCGTCGGCCTGATTACTGGGCACCTGACAGCTGGCCTGCGCTTCCAGGCGCGCGTGGCGGCGCAGCGCGAGCGGCGCGTGCGCGCGCTGTACGAATTCGCGCGCGAGTTATCCGGTGCGCTGGCGGCGTCGCAGGTGTTCGAGTCGAGCCGCGCCGTGATCCAGAATGCGTTCGGCGCGCGCGCCACGCTGCTGGTGCCCGATGCCGACGGGCGGCTCGGCATGCCGGCGGCGGAAGATGGCGGCGCAACTGGACCGGCGCCCGGCAACGTCGACCTGGGCATCGCCCAGTGGGCATATGACCACGCGCAGCCGGCGGGCCTGGGCACGGACACGCTGCCCGCATGCCCATTGTTCTATCTGCCGCTGGTGGCGCCGATGCGCACACGCGGCGTGCTGGCGATCGAGCCGGAAGGCGGGCGCTGGGTACTGATTCCCGAGCAGCGGCGCCAGCTCGACGCCCTGGCGGCGCTGGCCGCGATCGCGCTCGAGCGCGTGCATTACGTCGAGGTTGCGCAGGCGGCATTGGTGAACATGGAATCGGAGCGCCTGCGCAATTCGCTGCTGGCGGCGCTGTCGCACGATCTGCGCACGCCGCTCACGGCGCTGGTGGGCTTGTCCGAATCGCTGCTGCGTGGCGAGCCGGTGCTGCCCGATAAATCACAGGCGCTGGCGCAGGCGCTGCACGATGAAGCGGTGCGCATGGGGACCCTGGTGGCGAACCTGCTGGACATGGCGCGCATCGAAAGCGGGGAAGTGCGCTTCAACCTGGAATGGCAGGCGCTCGAAGAAGTGGTCGGCAGCGCACTGCGCGCCTGCGGCGCGGCGTTGCGCCAGCACACGGTGACGGTGCGTCTGCCGCCCGACATGCCGCTGGTGCGCTTCGACGCCGTGCTGATCGAACGCGTGCTGTGCAACCTCGTTGAAAATGCCGCAAAATACACGCCAGCCGGCTCGCGCATCGAGATCTCCGCGCTGGCGCGCGGGGCCTGGATCGACGTCACGGTGAGCGATGACGGTCCGGGCCTGCGCGCCGGCAGCGAAGAAGCGATCTTCGAAAAATTCACGCGCGGGGAGCGCGAATCGGCGCTGCCCGGCGTGGGCCTGGGCCTGGCGATCTGCCGCGCGATCATCGGCGCGCATGGCGGCATGATCCGCGCCTGCGCATCAACCCTAGGCGGCGCCGGCTTCGTGTTCTCGCTGCCGGCCGGCAGCCCCCCTGAACTGGACTTGCTATCGATGGAGACAAACGATGCTTGA
- the kdpE gene encoding two-component system response regulator KdpE, with translation MLDVPCALLVEDEPQIRRFVRAALEQEGWQVHESVSMARGLIDAGTRRPDLIVLDLGLPDGDGIDFIHDVRKWSVVPIIVLSARVAESEKIRALDAGADDYLTKPFGTGELLARVRATLRRQRQPAAGGDSKTHFSDVSVDLQDRVVTRNGEHVHLTPTEYRLLAVLVSNAGRVMTAPQLLRAVWGPGHAESSHYLRIYMGHLRHKLEPDPAQPRHLLTETGVGYRLWLG, from the coding sequence ATGCTTGACGTGCCTTGCGCACTGCTGGTCGAGGACGAGCCGCAAATCCGCCGTTTCGTGCGCGCCGCCCTCGAACAGGAAGGCTGGCAGGTGCACGAGTCGGTGAGCATGGCGCGTGGCCTGATCGACGCCGGCACGCGCCGCCCCGACCTGATCGTGCTCGACCTCGGCCTGCCGGATGGCGATGGCATCGACTTCATCCACGACGTGCGCAAATGGTCGGTGGTGCCGATCATCGTGCTGTCGGCGCGCGTGGCCGAGAGCGAGAAAATCCGCGCCCTCGACGCCGGCGCCGACGACTACCTGACGAAACCCTTCGGCACCGGCGAACTCCTCGCACGCGTGCGCGCCACGCTGCGCCGCCAGCGCCAACCCGCCGCCGGCGGCGACAGCAAAACACACTTCAGCGACGTGTCAGTGGACCTGCAAGACCGTGTGGTGACGAGAAATGGCGAACACGTCCACTTAACGCCCACCGAATACCGCCTGCTCGCCGTCCTCGTGAGCAACGCCGGCCGCGTGATGACCGCCCCGCAACTGCTACGCGCTGTCTGGGGCCCGGGCCACGCCGAAAGCAGCCACTACCTGCGCATCTACATGGGCCACCTGCGCCACAAACTCGAACCCGACCCCGCCCAACCCCGCCACCTCCTCACCGAAACCGGCGTCGGCTACCGCCTCTGGCTCGGCTAA
- a CDS encoding antibiotic biosynthesis monooxygenase, producing MTVSRRTMLGTLAALPLTQACATAPGTTTTMKETPRMYGLIGKMLATPGQRDALIAILLEGTTAMPGCLAYIIAKDKQDADAIWITETWDSQDNHKASLTLPSVQAAIKQARPLIAGFGERFETEPIGGQGLPKK from the coding sequence ATGACCGTATCCCGCCGCACGATGCTGGGGACGCTGGCAGCCCTGCCGCTGACCCAAGCCTGCGCCACCGCCCCCGGCACCACCACCACGATGAAAGAGACACCCCGCATGTACGGTCTGATCGGAAAAATGCTCGCCACGCCGGGCCAGCGCGACGCCCTCATCGCCATCCTGCTCGAAGGCACCACCGCCATGCCCGGCTGCCTGGCCTACATCATCGCCAAAGACAAACAGGACGCCGACGCCATCTGGATCACCGAAACCTGGGACTCGCAAGACAACCACAAGGCCTCACTGACCCTCCCGTCAGTCCAAGCCGCCATCAAACAAGCCCGCCCCCTGATCGCCGGCTTCGGCGAACGCTTCGAAACCGAACCCATCGGCGGCCAAGGCCTCCCCAAAAAATAG
- the kdpC gene encoding potassium-transporting ATPase subunit KdpC yields the protein MQSILRPALVLFAVLTLICGVLYPLAVTGIAQAAFPVQANGSLVERDGKTVGSALIGQSFTAPGYFWGRPSATGPMANNGGGSGGSNQGPLNPALQEAVKGRVAALRALDPSNTAQVPVDLVTASASGLDPEISVAGAHYQAARVARARAMPVERVGALIERHTELPLPGLPGAPRVNVLALNLALDQAAGVASVASGPESGHTR from the coding sequence ATGCAATCGATTCTTCGCCCCGCACTCGTGCTGTTCGCGGTGCTCACGCTGATCTGCGGCGTGCTCTATCCACTGGCCGTGACCGGGATCGCCCAGGCGGCGTTCCCCGTCCAGGCCAATGGCAGCCTGGTGGAACGGGATGGCAAGACGGTCGGCTCAGCGCTGATCGGCCAGTCATTCACTGCGCCAGGCTACTTCTGGGGCCGGCCATCGGCAACCGGCCCGATGGCCAATAACGGCGGCGGCTCGGGCGGCTCGAACCAGGGCCCGCTCAACCCGGCCCTGCAGGAAGCGGTCAAGGGCCGCGTGGCTGCGCTGCGCGCACTCGACCCGTCCAACACGGCGCAGGTGCCAGTCGACCTGGTGACGGCGTCGGCCAGCGGTCTCGATCCCGAGATCAGTGTGGCGGGCGCGCATTACCAGGCAGCACGGGTAGCGCGTGCGCGTGCGATGCCGGTTGAACGGGTCGGCGCGCTGATCGAACGGCATACCGAGCTGCCTTTACCGGGCCTGCCAGGTGCGCCGCGCGTCAACGTGCTGGCGCTGAACCTGGCGCTGGACCAGGCTGCCGGCGTGGCCAGCGTGGCCAGCGGCCCCGAAAGCGGTCATACTCGCTAG